From the Ostrinia nubilalis chromosome 16, ilOstNubi1.1, whole genome shotgun sequence genome, one window contains:
- the LOC135079391 gene encoding mitochondrial outer membrane protein SLC25A46-like, protein MAGFGDYSSYNRPYGLDPNRESNDLYDTRYQQIYGYHTPVTEEYQGPPLVMDDIPEEDNNAYVTTAISVASLITENLLSHPFIVLRRQCQVHNSLRSYHIVPYTLLPVVVRLHRRQDVTTLWKGIGSTCIVKGLNLAVEDVVAKGTGWPKEIDKCGSVLQFLQHITLKCVSVAIITPFYSASLVETVQSDIASDKPALLDVFREGFLRILEWGTPSRGRMLPIWAIVLPTAALGVSKYLAHVALRSITAKIIRFQQRNKHELSDSYNMNYNKNSQNPLIEDINLKANIFSFITMEILFYPVETIIHRLHIQGTRTIIDNLDTGTSVTPILTGYEGFMDCYHTTIAREGVAGLYKGFGALVLQLAAHLAIIKLTTFVVSEVSNLLKPAKSPTNSEDSVHSQQKYFFN, encoded by the exons ATGGCTGGTTTCGGAGATTACAGTTCTTATAACAGGCCGTACGGCTTGGATCCCAATAGAGAATCAAATGATTTGTATGATACCCGCTACCAGCAAATATACGGGTACCATACACCAGTGACTGAAGAATATCAGGGGCCTCCTTTAGTCATGGATGATATACCAGAAGAAG ataataatgCCTATGTCACAACTGCAATAAGTGTTGCGAGTTTAATCACTGAGAACTTATTAAGCCACCCATTTATTGTTCTACGAAGACAATGCCAG gtCCACAACAGTCTTAGAAGTTATCACATAGTTCCATACACTTTACTCCCGGTTGTGGTGAGGCTGCACCGACGGCAGGATGTTACAACTCTGTGGAAGGGCATTGGTTCCACTTGCATTGTGAAAGGACTTAACTTGGCTGTGGAAGATGTTGTTGCCAAAGGAACAGGGTGGCCCAA GGAGATTGACAAATGTGGTTCTGTGTTACAATTTCTGCAGCACATTACATTAAAATG TGTGAGTGTGGCAATCATCACACCATTCTACTCAGCAAGCCTTGTGGAAACTGTGCAGAGTGACATAGCAAGTGACAAGCCAGCATTGCTGGATGTATTCAGGGAAGGATTCCTGCGTATCCTGGAATGGGGAACACCCAGCAGAGGGAGAATGCTGCCAATTTGGGCTATAGTCTTGCCCACTGCTGCACTAGGAGTTTCAAAATATCTGGCACA TGTTGCACTAAGAAGTATCACAGCAAAGATCATTAGGTTCCAGCAAAGAAATAAACATGAATTGAGTGATTCATACAATATGAATTATAATAAGAATTCTCAAAATCCACTTATTGAAGACATCAATTTGAAGGCCAATATTTTCTCATTCATAACAATGGAGATCTTATTTTATCCAGTGGAAACGATCATTCATAGATTGCATATACAG GGCACAAGAACTATAATTGACAACCTGGACACGGGCACATCAGTGACACCCATCCTCACCGGCTACGAGGGCTTCATGGACTGCTACCACACAACCATTGCCCGAGAGGGTGTGGCAGGACTATACAAAGGATTTGGAGCCCTGGTTTTGCAACTGGCAGCACATTTAGCCATCATAAAGTTAACAACATTTGTTGTTTCAGAAGTCTCCAATCTATTAAAACCAGCTAAATCTCCAACTAACTCAGAAGACTCTGTGCACTCCCAACAAAAATACTTCTTCAACTAA
- the LOC135079152 gene encoding integral membrane protein DGCR2/IDD, producing the protein MEFLIMIRKALLCLTTLHIYRVSAQGDCTDFRGRLISHGLHYVPGPDTCTLCVCDNGIPKVCKAVLCSPPQDCRSFRVGHTCCEFICLDDVVKPSEGAEANVRVAAGGAAGAVLLTVALVVYRVRRQKRRRPPHADDQRSLTSIG; encoded by the exons ATGGAGTTTTTAATCATGATACGGAAGGCTTTGCTCTGTTTGACGACCTTACACATATACA GGGTGTCGGCGCAGGGCGATTGCACGGACTTTCGTGGGAGGTTGATATCGCACGGGCTCCACTATGTGCCTGGCCCAGACACCTGCACGCTCTGTGTCTGTGACAATGGCATCCCCAAGGTCTGCAAAGCAGTACTGTGCTCTCCACCCCAG GACTGCCGGTCGTTTCGCGTGGGACACACGTGCTGCGAGTTCATCTGCTTAGACGACGTGGTGAAGCCTTCGGAGGGCGCGGAGGCGAATGTTCGCGTGGCGGCGGGTGGCGCGGCCGGCGCGGTGCTTCTCACCGTCGCGCTGGTCGTGTACCGCGTGCGCCGCCAGaagcgccgccgcccgccgcacGCCGACGACCAGCGGAGCCTCACTAGCATCGGGTGA
- the LOC135079546 gene encoding uncharacterized protein LOC135079546: MGYMSGTCETALAAWKPPGNYLPRGEAPPPYDEAVAQCRPDQIRMGNETPYHRTYPTTMEALTRPEEPACATHAYVSVPRPLHQALQQVPTRPHVCKDGDRSWRPEEPACATHAYVSVPRPLHQALQQVPTRPHVCKDGDRSWRPEEPACATHAYVSVPRPLHQALQQMANTQTCYNAPLLQPAHAPEPPPPHHPLAPNGVIGFPSAIRLTGSLGAISNRALLSVAAREPEHERPHNVPGFYTSNVHTSLSVARVSSVTLTAADRSLGAISNRALLSVAAREPEHERPHNVPGFYTSNVHTSLSVARVSSVTLTAADRSLGAISNRALLSVAAREPEHERPHNVPGFYTSNVHTSLSVARVSSVTLTAADRSLGAISNRALLSVAAREPEHERPHNVPGFYTSNVHTSLSVARVSSVTLTAADRSLGAISNRALLSVAAREPEHERPHNVPGFYTSNVHTSLSVARVSSVTLTAADRSLGAISNRALLSVAAREPEHERPHNVPGFYTSNVHTSLHRTIPRISTAADTSAFEACFSRGDRALHAEVRRSFHRADRERDREHAREHPRDTGRSMPRNLNLAERVPDPPPLDQSLVRLAGGRSRAHSEEHNVGAEPPPPADVPATAPAALAPAAPAPPPHATLPLTVDKVSHLVPARSFILLHRQHRPPGDQ, encoded by the exons ATGGGCTACATGAGTGGCACCTGTGAGACAGCTTTGGCGGCTTGGAAGCCCCCGGGCAACTACCTGCCCCGGGGCGAAGCGCCGCCGCCCTACGACGAGGCCGTCGCCCAGTGCCGCCCAGACCAAATCAG AATGGGAAACGAAACGCCGTACCACCGCACGTACCCGACGACTATGGAGGCGCTGACGCGGCCCGAGGAGCCCGCGTGCGCCACACACGCCTACGTCAGCGTGCCGCGCCCGCTGCACCAGGCGCTGCAGCAGGTACCTACGAGACCACATGTATGTAAGGACGGCGACAGATCATGGAGGCCCGAGGAGCCCGCGTGCGCCACGCACGCCTACGTCAGCGTGCCGCGCCCGCTGCACCAGGCGCTGCAGCAGGTACCTACGAGACCACATGTATGTAAGGACGGCGACAGATCATGGAGGCCCGAGGAGCCCGCGTGCGCCACGCACGCCTACGTCAGCGTGCCGCGCCCGCTGCACCAGGCGCTGCAGCAG ATGGCCAACACGCAGACGTGCTACAACGCGCCGCTGCTGCAGCCGGCGCACGCGCccgagccgccgccgccgcaccacCCTCTCGCCCCCAACGGAG tGATCGGCTTCCCGAGCGCGATCCGGCTGACGGGATCTCTAGGCGCCATCAGCAACCGCGCGCTGCTGAGCGTGGCGGCGCGCGAGCCCGAGCACGAGCGCCCGCACAACGTGCCCGGCTTCTACACCAGCAACGTGCACACCTCGCTGTCAGTCGCTCGCGTCTCTAGTGTCACATTGACAGCCGCTGACAGGTCGCTGGGCGCCATCAGCAACCGCGCGCTGCTGAGCGTGGCGGCGCGCGAGCCCGAGCACGAGCGCCCGCACAACGTGCCCGGCTTCTACACCAGCAACGTGCACACCTCGCTGTCAGTCGCTCGCGTCTCTAGTGTCACATTGACAGCCGCTGACAGGTCGCTGGGCGCCATCAGCAACCGCGCGCTGCTGAGCGTGGCGGCGCGCGAGCCCGAGCACGAGCGCCCGCACAACGTGCCCGGCTTCTACACCAGCAACGTGCACACCTCGCTGTCAGTCGCTCGCGTCTCTAGTGTCACATTGACAGCCGCTGACAGGTCGCTGGGCGCCATCAGCAACCGCGCGCTGCTGAGCGTGGCGGCGCGCGAGCCCGAGCACGAGCGCCCGCACAACGTGCCCGGCTTCTACACCAGCAACGTGCACACCTCGCTGTCAGTCGCTCGCGTCTCTAGTGTCACATTGACAGCCGCTGACAGGTCGCTGGGCGCCATCAGCAACCGCGCGCTGCTGAGCGTGGCGGCGCGCGAGCCCGAGCACGAGCGCCCGCACAACGTGCCCGGCTTCTACACCAGCAACGTGCACACCTCGCTGTCAGTCGCTCGCGTCTCTAGTGTCACATTGACAGCCGCTGACAGGTCGCTGGGCGCCATCAGCAACCGCGCGCTGCTGAGCGTGGCGGCGCGCGAGCCCGAGCACGAGCGCCCGCACAACGTGCCCGGCTTCTACACCAGCAACGTGCACACCTCGCT GCACCGCACGATCCCCCGAATATCGACGGCCGCCGACACGAGCGCGTTCGAGGCGTGCTTCTCCCGCGGCGACCGCGCGCTGCACGCGGAGGTGCGGCGCTCCTTCCACCGCGCTGATCGCGAGCGCGATCGCGAGCACGCTCGCGAGCATCCGCGCGACACTGGCCGCAGTATGCCGCGAAATCTCAACTTGGCAGAGCGGGTGCCCgacccgccgccgctcgacca GTCCCTCGTCCGTTTAGCGGGCGGTCGCTCCCGCGCGCACAGCGAGGAGCACAACGTGGGCGCggagccgccgccgcccgccgacgtgcccgccaccgcgcccgccgcgctcgcgcccgccgcgcccgcgccgccgccgcacgccACGCTGCCGCTCACCGTCGATAAGGTCAGCCACCTTGTACCAGCACGATCGTTcatcctgctgcaccgtcagcatcgaccgccgggcgaccAATGA
- the LOC135079547 gene encoding uncharacterized protein LOC135079547 has product MGTLAYVPATAPAAPAPPPHATLPLTVDKVSHLVPARSYILMHPYVAATAPAAPAPPPHATLPLTVDKVSHHTYVPATAPAAPAPPPHATLPLTVDKVTYVPAAPAPPPHATLPLTVDKPSCVCSYEGTNAPGTEDADDYRSECENCKSASSSRCGSQMGVRGRLGGGGGRRHADTTAPRAARRARAARHRHAAAARHQAEVNLEPYAARIQSTLDRRAPALDTAAPAPPATATLPQPVTKQR; this is encoded by the exons ATGGGCACACTAGCATATGTGCCCGccaccgcgcccgccgcgcccgcgccgccgccgcacgccACGCTGCCGCTCACCGTCGATAAGGTCAGTCACCTTGTACCagcacgatcgtacatcctgatgcacc CATATGTGgccgccaccgcgcccgccgcgcccgcgccgccgccgcacgccACGCTGCCGCTCACCGTCGATAAGGTCAGTCACCACa CATATGTGCCCGccaccgcgcccgccgcgcccgcgccgccgccgcacgccACGCTGCCGCTCACCGTCGATAAGGTCA CATATgtgcccgccgcgcccgcgccgccgccgcacgccACGCTGCCGCTCACCGTCGATAAG CCATCATGCGTGTGCAGCTACGAAGGAACGAATGCGCCCGGCACCGAAGACGCCGATGACTATCGAAGCGAATGCGAAAACTGCAAATCCGCTAGCAGTTCAAG GTGTGGTTCGCAGATGGGTGTTAGAGGAAGGTTGGGAGGCGGAGGAGGAAGACGGCACGCAGACACTacagcgccgcgcgccgcccgccgcgcccgcgccgcccgccaccGCCACGCTGCCGCAGCCCGTCACCAAGCAGAGGTGAACCTTGAACCTTACGCCgcacgcatacagtccactctcgACCGCCGGGCGCCGGCACTAGACActgccgcgcccgcgccgcccgccaccGCCACGCTGCCGCAGCCCGTCACCAAGCAGAGGTGA